In the genome of Hymenobacter cellulosivorans, one region contains:
- the coaE gene encoding dephospho-CoA kinase (Dephospho-CoA kinase (CoaE) performs the final step in coenzyme A biosynthesis.), whose product MLRIGITGGIGSGKSVACRLFAVLGVPVYDADSRAKWVMANDAVLREALIAAFGNEAFEASGQPNRTYLAQVVFKDPEQLARLNGLVHPRVGHDFEQWAQTQQAAGAVYILKEAALLYESGSYQQLDKIITVFAPQPVRQARVLRRDPHRTPDDILAIIGKQMSEEEKLSRADYVLHNDDEHLLIPQVLELDRQFRQA is encoded by the coding sequence ATGCTTCGAATTGGAATAACGGGCGGAATTGGATCAGGCAAGAGCGTGGCGTGCCGGCTGTTTGCGGTACTGGGCGTGCCCGTGTACGACGCCGACTCCCGCGCCAAGTGGGTGATGGCAAATGATGCTGTGCTGCGGGAGGCGTTGATAGCCGCGTTTGGCAACGAAGCGTTTGAGGCCAGCGGGCAACCCAACCGGACCTATCTGGCCCAGGTGGTATTCAAGGACCCCGAGCAGCTGGCCCGCCTCAACGGCCTGGTGCACCCGCGCGTGGGCCACGACTTCGAGCAGTGGGCCCAGACCCAGCAGGCCGCCGGAGCCGTTTATATTCTGAAGGAAGCCGCCCTGCTCTACGAGTCGGGCTCCTACCAGCAGCTCGACAAGATTATCACCGTATTCGCGCCCCAGCCTGTGCGCCAGGCCCGCGTGTTGCGCCGCGACCCACACCGCACCCCCGACGACATTCTGGCCATCATCGGTAAGCAGATGAGCGAGGAAGAAAAGCTCAGCCGCGCCGATTACGTGCTCCACAACGACGACGAACACCTGCTCATCCCGCAAGTGCTGGAGCTGGACCGGCAGTTTCGGCAAGCATAG
- a CDS encoding Glu/Leu/Phe/Val dehydrogenase dimerization domain-containing protein — protein MVEIQTLADTSVFGQIAEHQHEQVVFCHDHETGLRAIIGIHNTVLGPALGGTRMWHYASDMEALNDVLRLSRGMTYKAAISGLNLGGGKAVIIGDAKTQKTEALLRKFGRFVKNLNGKYITAEDVNMTTKDMEYIRMETKHVAGLPESMGGSGDPSPVTAYGTYMGMKAAAKKAFGSESLTGKRIAVQGVGHVGTYLLEYLQKEGAKLILTDYYEDRALEAAARFGAVAVGLDEIYDQDVDIYSPCALGATINDDTIDRLKCRVIAGCANNQLKNEDVHGPELVERGIVYAPDFLINAGGLINVYSEVVGSSRQAALTQTEKIFDFTTQVLNKAEQEGSHPQKAAIRQAEERIASLGKVKSTY, from the coding sequence ATGGTTGAAATCCAAACGCTGGCCGATACGTCGGTCTTCGGTCAGATTGCCGAGCATCAGCACGAGCAGGTTGTGTTCTGCCACGACCACGAAACCGGTTTGCGGGCCATCATCGGCATTCACAACACGGTACTGGGTCCGGCCCTGGGCGGTACCCGCATGTGGCACTACGCTTCCGACATGGAAGCCCTGAACGACGTACTCCGCCTCTCGCGCGGCATGACCTACAAAGCGGCCATTTCGGGCCTGAACCTAGGTGGAGGCAAAGCCGTCATCATCGGCGACGCCAAAACGCAGAAAACCGAAGCCCTGCTGCGCAAGTTCGGCCGCTTCGTGAAAAACCTGAACGGTAAGTATATCACGGCCGAAGATGTGAACATGACCACCAAGGACATGGAGTACATCCGGATGGAAACCAAGCACGTAGCCGGCCTGCCCGAAAGCATGGGCGGAAGCGGTGACCCGTCGCCGGTAACGGCCTACGGCACCTACATGGGTATGAAGGCCGCCGCCAAAAAGGCGTTTGGCTCGGAAAGCCTGACCGGCAAGCGCATTGCCGTGCAGGGCGTGGGCCACGTGGGCACCTACCTGCTCGAGTACCTGCAGAAGGAAGGCGCCAAGCTCATCCTGACCGACTACTACGAAGACCGCGCCCTGGAAGCTGCCGCCCGCTTCGGCGCCGTAGCCGTGGGCCTCGATGAAATCTACGACCAGGACGTGGACATTTACTCGCCCTGCGCCCTGGGTGCCACCATCAACGACGATACCATCGACCGGCTCAAGTGCCGCGTTATTGCCGGCTGCGCCAACAACCAGCTCAAGAACGAAGACGTGCATGGCCCGGAGCTCGTGGAGCGCGGCATCGTGTACGCCCCCGACTTCCTGATTAATGCCGGTGGCCTGATCAACGTATATTCCGAAGTGGTAGGCAGCAGCCGGCAGGCAGCCCTTACCCAGACCGAAAAGATTTTCGACTTCACTACCCAGGTGCTCAACAAAGCTGAGCAGGAGGGAAGTCACCCCCAGAAAGCTGCCATCCGGCAGGCCGAGGAGCGCATTGCTTCGCTCGGTAAAGTCAAATCCACTTATTAA
- a CDS encoding YtxH domain-containing protein — MGSKTTTGILCFAGGALTGAAVGLLFAPEKGRETRSWLSYQLEKYREVLADLTESLVTSRGEVGPASSAKTEGQRVIQDAKSKAEQLLGDVDQLINQINSRKAI; from the coding sequence ATGGGTAGCAAAACCACTACCGGTATTCTGTGCTTCGCGGGCGGTGCCCTCACCGGGGCCGCTGTTGGACTTCTGTTTGCTCCGGAAAAGGGGCGCGAAACCCGTAGCTGGCTCAGCTACCAGCTCGAAAAGTACCGCGAAGTACTGGCCGACCTCACCGAAAGCCTTGTCACGAGCCGCGGCGAAGTAGGGCCTGCGTCCAGCGCCAAAACCGAAGGCCAGCGCGTGATTCAGGACGCCAAGAGCAAGGCCGAACAGCTCCTCGGCGACGTCGACCAGCTGATCAACCAAATCAACTCGCGCAAAGCCATCTAA
- a CDS encoding DUF1573 domain-containing protein encodes MKRTLFSALLLSGALMFGACNNDKPAEVGAEGMNAAATAASDAANPTVDNPNVASETEAPNPNAPVMTFTESEFNFGDIKAGDVVKHTFEFTNTGKSPLLIENATASCGCTTPNWTKDPIAPGGKGTIDVQFDSHGKAGLQNKEVAVRANTQPNITQIAIRANILPASTEGPVKQ; translated from the coding sequence ATGAAACGTACTCTGTTTTCTGCTCTGCTGCTTTCTGGCGCCCTGATGTTTGGTGCCTGCAACAATGATAAGCCCGCCGAAGTAGGCGCGGAAGGCATGAATGCCGCTGCCACCGCCGCTTCCGATGCCGCTAACCCCACGGTCGACAACCCCAATGTGGCCAGCGAAACCGAAGCTCCCAACCCCAATGCCCCAGTGATGACCTTCACCGAATCGGAGTTCAACTTCGGTGACATCAAAGCCGGCGACGTGGTAAAGCACACGTTCGAGTTTACCAACACCGGCAAGTCGCCGCTGCTGATTGAGAATGCTACGGCTTCCTGCGGCTGCACTACCCCCAACTGGACCAAGGACCCCATTGCGCCCGGCGGAAAAGGCACCATCGACGTGCAGTTTGACAGCCATGGCAAAGCGGGTCTTCAAAATAAAGAGGTAGCGGTACGGGCCAACACCCAGCCCAACATCACCCAGATTGCCATCCGCGCCAACATTCTGCCCGCTAGCACCGAAGGCCCAGTAAAGCAATAA
- a CDS encoding isocitrate/isopropylmalate dehydrogenase family protein, with the protein MHTITLIPGDGIGPEITKAVQDIFSAAGAPIQWEEQNAGQTTFDQSGELIPQSLLDSLEKNRVALKGPITTPVGKGFRSINITLRQKYDLYQNVRPAKTTEGIESRYTGVNLVLFRENTEGLYSGLEVYDERLGISDSFNRITVEGSRKICRAAFAYAAKHGRKKVTLAHKANILKMAGKLMLDACKEAATEFPQIVFEDKIIDNMCMQLVNKPEQFDVVVTTNLFGDILSDLCAGLVGGLGVVSGANIGDNMAIFEAVHGSAPDIAGQGKANPTALLRSGLMMLHHLGEHELADRIEKALDETLKHKEQCTGDLGGKASTSEFAQSIIAKLA; encoded by the coding sequence ATGCACACCATCACCCTCATCCCCGGCGACGGCATCGGGCCCGAAATCACGAAGGCAGTTCAGGACATTTTCTCGGCCGCTGGCGCCCCCATTCAGTGGGAAGAGCAAAACGCCGGTCAGACGACCTTCGACCAGTCGGGCGAGCTGATCCCGCAGTCCTTGCTCGACTCGCTGGAGAAAAACCGCGTGGCCCTGAAAGGCCCCATCACGACGCCCGTGGGCAAGGGTTTCCGCAGCATCAACATCACGCTGCGTCAGAAGTACGACCTCTACCAGAACGTGCGCCCGGCCAAAACCACCGAGGGCATCGAATCGCGCTACACCGGCGTAAACCTGGTGCTGTTCCGCGAAAACACGGAAGGGCTATACTCGGGCCTGGAAGTGTACGACGAGCGCCTGGGCATTTCCGACTCGTTTAACCGTATCACGGTGGAAGGCTCGCGCAAAATCTGCCGCGCCGCCTTCGCCTACGCCGCCAAGCACGGCCGTAAAAAGGTGACCCTGGCCCACAAGGCCAACATCCTCAAAATGGCCGGCAAGCTCATGCTTGACGCCTGCAAGGAAGCTGCTACCGAGTTTCCGCAAATCGTGTTCGAGGACAAGATCATCGACAACATGTGCATGCAGCTCGTGAATAAGCCCGAGCAATTCGATGTAGTGGTGACCACCAACCTGTTTGGCGACATCCTCTCCGACCTCTGCGCCGGCCTCGTAGGCGGCCTGGGCGTGGTTTCGGGCGCCAACATCGGCGACAACATGGCCATCTTCGAAGCCGTGCACGGCTCGGCTCCCGACATTGCCGGCCAGGGCAAAGCCAACCCTACCGCTTTGCTGCGCTCGGGCCTGATGATGCTGCACCACCTGGGTGAGCATGAGCTGGCCGACCGTATCGAAAAGGCCCTGGACGAGACCCTGAAGCACAAAGAGCAGTGCACTGGCGACCTGGGCGGTAAGGCCAGCACCAGCGAATTTGCTCAGTCTATCATCGCCAAGCTGGCGTAG
- the yajC gene encoding preprotein translocase subunit YajC — translation MLTTLLLQTQTSEGLTSLVFPVLIAIVVYFFMIRPQQRRSSEAKKFRESLVKGANVVTIGGLHGKVLEVHEESVIIEVDKGVRLKFDRTAISREVAPKNAPAAPVTSENA, via the coding sequence ATGCTGACCACGCTTCTTCTCCAGACTCAAACCAGTGAAGGCCTGACGTCCCTGGTGTTTCCAGTCCTGATTGCCATTGTCGTTTACTTTTTCATGATCCGGCCCCAGCAGCGCCGCTCGTCCGAGGCCAAGAAGTTCCGGGAGTCGCTGGTGAAAGGTGCCAACGTAGTAACCATCGGTGGTTTGCACGGCAAGGTGCTGGAAGTGCATGAAGAGTCGGTAATCATCGAGGTCGACAAAGGGGTGCGCCTTAAGTTTGATCGTACAGCTATTTCCCGCGAAGTAGCCCCCAAGAATGCCCCGGCCGCTCCGGTGACTTCTGAAAATGCCTAA
- the nusB gene encoding transcription antitermination factor NusB yields the protein MLNRRTLRIKVMQALYAYHQAVGSDFMLAQDRIADAFAPDLNAPEAQDRKLLKGQQKMAEAIFREWHKGGSAAEVEKIDDKEVNDAVADAISFYQKAKAKDGTFYAGQMVHGAESIHTQYLHLLNLPDALLRVIEEEKQREARRFTPSKETPLDTTRFEENQVIQKLVGNKQLLDLTIRRNAQWTGEDDMEALRKAWRNEIKPDAEFQSYLAAPAGNYAEDQELLKYLYKNFVFKGESLPAYLEEDDQNWEENRSVVKNLVVKTLKMLDEAADENLELMSLSANWVDDKEFAETLYKQTLADDERYEKLIAESVQNWDVERVALTDKILLKMALCEMHLFRGIPVKVTINEYIEISKMYSTPKSKQFVNGILDKLAQDLTASGAIRKSGRGLLDNQ from the coding sequence ATGCTCAATCGCCGCACGCTCCGCATTAAGGTTATGCAGGCCCTGTACGCTTACCATCAGGCCGTCGGGTCCGATTTTATGCTGGCCCAGGACCGCATTGCGGATGCCTTTGCCCCTGACCTGAACGCCCCCGAGGCCCAGGACCGCAAGCTGCTGAAAGGGCAGCAGAAAATGGCTGAGGCTATTTTCCGGGAGTGGCACAAGGGCGGCTCGGCAGCCGAAGTCGAGAAAATCGACGACAAGGAGGTGAACGACGCCGTAGCCGACGCCATCAGCTTCTACCAGAAGGCCAAGGCCAAGGACGGCACGTTCTACGCCGGTCAGATGGTGCACGGCGCCGAAAGCATCCACACCCAGTATCTGCACCTGCTGAACCTGCCGGATGCCCTGTTGCGCGTGATTGAGGAAGAAAAGCAACGCGAAGCCCGCCGCTTCACGCCCTCCAAGGAAACTCCGCTTGATACCACCCGCTTCGAGGAAAACCAGGTGATCCAGAAGCTCGTCGGCAACAAGCAGCTTCTTGACCTGACCATTCGGCGCAATGCCCAGTGGACCGGCGAAGACGACATGGAGGCCCTGCGCAAAGCCTGGCGCAACGAAATCAAGCCCGACGCCGAGTTTCAGAGCTACCTGGCAGCCCCGGCCGGCAACTACGCCGAAGACCAGGAGCTGCTGAAGTACCTCTATAAGAACTTCGTGTTTAAGGGCGAGTCTTTGCCGGCATACCTGGAAGAGGACGACCAGAACTGGGAGGAAAACCGCTCGGTGGTGAAAAACCTGGTGGTCAAAACCCTGAAGATGCTCGACGAGGCCGCCGACGAAAACCTGGAGCTGATGTCCTTGTCGGCCAACTGGGTCGACGACAAAGAGTTTGCCGAGACGCTCTACAAGCAGACCCTGGCCGACGACGAGCGGTACGAGAAGCTCATTGCCGAGTCGGTGCAGAACTGGGACGTGGAGCGGGTAGCTTTGACGGACAAGATTCTGCTGAAAATGGCGCTTTGTGAAATGCACCTTTTCCGCGGTATCCCCGTGAAAGTCACCATCAACGAGTATATCGAAATCAGCAAAATGTACAGCACGCCCAAGAGCAAGCAGTTTGTGAACGGTATTCTCGATAAATTGGCCCAGGACTTGACCGCCAGCGGCGCCATCCGCAAGTCGGGCCGCGGCTTGCTCGACAACCAGTAA